The Leptospira brenneri genome includes a window with the following:
- the fliH gene encoding flagellar assembly protein FliH, producing the protein MAKLVFKPIQIADLQEEVEIQLPDKYKKFHKTDEQEDFEIDQEGNIIEQYQGPSIEEIEAELQRYRQETEEQVRQLLEDAKKQAKAIEEEGRTKAFQMVQDSKEKIKLEEDSGRAKAEQILDRAKMEVERMIKEAEMKQAEIEHEAYQKGYDAGREVGFKKGQGEVRRLIDRLGTIIGKAIDIREEMIAASEKQMVEMILVIARKVIKDEIIERKEIVLNNIREAMKRIKDRDRIDIRVNFADLELTTAHKDELIKLMESLRKVNIYEDSRVDRGGVIIETDVGAIDARISTQLKEIEEAIRNVEPI; encoded by the coding sequence ATGGCAAAACTCGTTTTCAAACCCATTCAAATTGCCGACTTACAAGAAGAAGTTGAAATTCAACTTCCTGATAAGTACAAAAAGTTCCATAAGACCGACGAACAAGAAGACTTCGAGATAGACCAAGAAGGGAATATCATCGAACAATACCAAGGTCCATCGATTGAAGAGATCGAAGCGGAACTACAAAGGTATCGCCAAGAGACTGAAGAACAAGTCCGTCAACTATTAGAAGACGCAAAAAAACAAGCCAAAGCCATTGAAGAAGAAGGTAGAACCAAAGCCTTCCAAATGGTGCAAGACTCCAAAGAAAAAATCAAACTAGAAGAAGACTCCGGTCGCGCCAAAGCGGAACAAATCTTAGATCGTGCTAAGATGGAAGTCGAACGTATGATCAAAGAAGCCGAAATGAAACAGGCTGAGATCGAACACGAAGCATACCAAAAAGGTTATGATGCTGGTCGCGAAGTAGGATTCAAAAAAGGACAAGGGGAAGTAAGACGACTCATTGACCGACTAGGAACTATCATTGGTAAGGCGATCGATATTCGTGAAGAAATGATTGCTGCTTCCGAAAAACAAATGGTAGAAATGATTCTTGTCATTGCAAGAAAAGTAATCAAAGACGAAATCATTGAACGTAAAGAAATTGTACTCAATAATATTCGAGAAGCAATGAAACGAATCAAAGACCGGGATAGAATTGATATTCGTGTTAACTTTGCGGACTTGGAACTCACAACAGCTCACAAAGACGAACTCATCAAACTTATGGAATCTCTCCGAAAAGTCAATATCTACGAAGACTCAAGGGTGGATCGTGGTGGAGTTATCATCGAAACAGATGTGGGAGCCATCGACGCAAGGATTTCTACTCAGCTCAAAGAAATCGAAGAGGCCATTCGAAACGTCGAACCGATATGA
- a CDS encoding FliG C-terminal domain-containing protein gives MKTPSRSNKAALAYQILGRYLPDEVFAHLSDSEIESLLLKVESNPSPTRGQEKDILLSFTRFLQKQGNQASSRNPNQNGRGSSSLVSGSGYPNSDYNSNSLGISGGGNGKSAAGREYTNSAYPLKNGGKSETPHRKPTLGDEYANEAYSTNSQTPSRDGSTNHLNPETNELYSLLEQILKEEDSKRVGPIWSDLPKFSLEMLRNLTMDESPEVVARVLSFSDPETASEVLAEYPETHREEIILALSEIDYHSDQERDKLERFLRFKMELIQKKMPVSKIRSRKAKTAGEILTRLPFLPSQNLIERIQKKSPEYAETIVEHYFRLEDLLHLGRTSLTRFFSEIHPLVIACALKGVETDFRDQVYSNLESWLVKEIKIEWDSLGPVSLAEIEEAQKGILDRLREAMDEGKVKLWRLK, from the coding sequence ATGAAAACCCCCTCTCGGTCCAACAAAGCTGCCCTTGCCTACCAAATCTTAGGCCGCTATTTGCCGGACGAAGTGTTTGCTCATTTGAGTGATTCCGAAATTGAATCTCTCCTTCTCAAAGTAGAATCCAACCCCTCCCCGACCAGAGGCCAAGAAAAAGACATACTACTTTCCTTTACTAGGTTCTTACAAAAGCAAGGGAACCAAGCCAGTTCCCGAAACCCGAATCAAAATGGTCGTGGCAGTTCCAGCTTGGTCAGCGGTAGCGGTTATCCGAATAGCGATTATAACTCAAATTCTCTGGGTATATCTGGTGGCGGTAACGGCAAAAGCGCAGCTGGCCGCGAATATACGAATAGCGCATATCCCCTCAAAAACGGTGGGAAAAGCGAGACGCCACACAGAAAACCAACACTCGGAGACGAATATGCGAATGAAGCATATTCTACAAATTCCCAAACTCCAAGTCGTGATGGATCCACAAACCACTTAAATCCAGAAACAAACGAATTGTATTCGCTTTTGGAACAGATTCTAAAAGAGGAAGATTCCAAACGAGTGGGTCCCATCTGGTCGGACCTTCCCAAGTTTTCTTTAGAGATGCTCCGAAACCTAACGATGGATGAATCGCCGGAAGTGGTGGCCAGAGTTCTTAGTTTTTCTGACCCGGAAACCGCATCGGAAGTTTTGGCAGAATACCCAGAAACCCACAGAGAAGAGATCATTCTGGCCTTATCAGAAATTGATTACCATTCGGACCAGGAAAGGGACAAATTAGAGCGTTTCCTCCGCTTCAAAATGGAACTCATCCAGAAAAAAATGCCAGTTTCGAAGATTCGTAGCCGGAAAGCGAAAACGGCAGGGGAAATTCTGACCAGGCTTCCTTTTTTGCCATCTCAAAATTTAATTGAACGAATTCAGAAAAAAAGCCCAGAATATGCCGAAACTATAGTAGAACACTACTTTCGTTTGGAAGACCTCCTTCATTTAGGAAGGACGAGCCTCACTCGGTTCTTTTCTGAGATCCATCCCCTTGTCATTGCCTGTGCTTTGAAAGGAGTGGAAACAGATTTTCGCGATCAAGTATATTCCAATTTGGAATCTTGGCTTGTGAAAGAAATAAAGATCGAATGGGATTCGTTAGGTCCTGTCTCTTTAGCAGAAATTGAAGAAGCCCAAAAGGGAATCTTAGATCGCTTGCGTGAGGCAATGGATGAAGGCAAAGTGAAACTCTGGAGATTGAAGTAA
- a CDS encoding MFS transporter, protein MNQNQTARDKSYLRFVGLGELADHGARGILAFWVILALTFFLFGDQNLIAPNMKNIAASLGITSQAEIDWKFGAEVPTLFFILGALVSLSMGYLSQAFSRKRLLIAAVLLGEIPCFLSGFANSYNEFLILRTLCGFGLGGIFPLIYSLIGDYFSSHSRAIATGYVSLMIGLGVGVGQLLGGILGGADPINGWRASFIYMSAPSFLFAFIYLVFCEEPKRGGSEEVDAANTLSHKITFKDFKILFENKTNIGVFLQGLPGCIPWGVFFVFLADYYENTYLLSKEVAAGMITFAAIGIFIGSFFGGVIGQLLYNIKKQYQPLLCIFSIIFGIFPAVYLLYAFNIVGNMTLFIGLNVITGILISITGPNVGAVLINVNSPKSRSAIFSLYNLTDNLGKGLGPAMSAVILGLTTDRALALSISILFWIPCALAWFLILFNYEKDEEKMRQSLLTEG, encoded by the coding sequence ATGAACCAAAATCAAACAGCGCGAGATAAATCTTATCTAAGATTTGTTGGTCTCGGTGAACTTGCAGATCATGGTGCAAGGGGAATTTTAGCATTTTGGGTCATTTTGGCTCTCACATTCTTTTTGTTTGGTGATCAAAACTTAATAGCACCGAATATGAAAAATATTGCTGCTTCTCTTGGGATTACAAGTCAAGCAGAGATCGATTGGAAATTTGGTGCAGAAGTTCCTACGTTGTTTTTTATATTGGGTGCACTCGTTTCTTTATCAATGGGATATCTTTCTCAAGCATTTTCCCGTAAACGTTTGTTAATTGCTGCAGTTTTGCTTGGTGAAATTCCCTGTTTTTTGTCTGGGTTTGCTAATTCTTATAACGAATTTTTAATTTTACGTACACTTTGTGGATTTGGACTTGGGGGAATTTTCCCTTTGATTTATAGTTTGATTGGTGACTATTTCTCAAGCCATTCGAGAGCAATTGCAACAGGTTATGTTTCCTTGATGATTGGTCTTGGTGTCGGTGTTGGCCAGTTACTAGGAGGAATTTTAGGTGGGGCTGATCCTATTAATGGTTGGCGAGCTTCATTTATTTATATGTCCGCACCTTCTTTTCTTTTTGCTTTCATCTATTTAGTGTTCTGCGAAGAACCGAAACGTGGTGGTTCCGAAGAAGTCGACGCTGCCAATACACTTTCTCACAAAATTACATTTAAGGACTTTAAAATACTCTTTGAAAACAAAACCAATATTGGTGTATTTTTGCAAGGGCTTCCTGGTTGTATTCCTTGGGGTGTGTTTTTTGTATTTTTAGCTGATTACTACGAAAATACATATCTACTTTCGAAAGAAGTTGCCGCAGGAATGATTACCTTTGCTGCCATCGGTATCTTTATTGGATCCTTTTTTGGAGGGGTGATTGGTCAGTTACTTTATAATATAAAAAAACAATACCAACCTTTACTTTGTATTTTCTCTATTATATTTGGAATATTTCCCGCAGTGTATTTATTATATGCATTCAACATTGTTGGAAATATGACACTCTTTATTGGACTAAATGTGATTACTGGTATTCTAATCTCAATTACTGGACCTAATGTTGGTGCGGTGCTTATCAATGTAAACTCTCCAAAATCAAGAAGTGCCATCTTTTCTCTTTATAACTTAACGGATAACTTAGGAAAAGGTCTTGGGCCAGCTATGTCGGCCGTGATTTTAGGCCTCACAACTGACAGGGCTCTCGCACTTTCTATTTCTATCTTGTTTTGGATACCTTGCGCGTTGGCTTGGTTTCTCATTCTTTTTAACTATGAAAAAGATGAAGAAAAAATGAGACAAAGTTTATTAACTGAAGGATAA
- a CDS encoding 7TM-DISM domain-containing protein has translation MKSLSFYRILILSFFLLTTHCSRSTDENTIVLRLDGDDWGIYFNDNADILSSEFNANNLDITTVPSNFRNLNRNYRGAIWIRKSFEITTEQHQKSLALQLGKIYQSDEVFINGVLIGKNNSAFGRDPDEFAFGRPRIYPIPHDLLLEGENVLIVKINSSLSTSAGVITGPIRIVTYEEALNGNLYDSLVELIFVGFYLFIALFFFINYFNIRDKKEYLSFSILALIFSAYELSKNEVRFFLINQFAILKFIEYSFLLILPYGFIKFIQDFFELKPFKYQRLYLLMQFFFIAIFAMIQNPVFWYNFIGYWDIHLLAVIGYAIYVTFNKFKDQSRGSAIHLLALIYLLYSILKEILIERGYLNSPSSLETSFLVYLILMTLALRFQFLIMKRKLQNRYERLKEADSLREKIFYYMDAMISGPLKSMKEKLISFRESTQKTKDKNLVKEVIEVQSSIDNVMDDIIELSRLEVLKEVPFKEQVNFISFINEVIPEDGITYSIKVNPETEIHNSLDLINSVVVRLVDFPPFKEFNHNDLIITQDLRGNVHFRFLLFHSNPKVSQRLFSDLVENYNTLTPVKVKWAIILEIVRLLGAKIDFKIIKKKYLKIDLGIAAIVPISELQPIKESQTISQTTSAKKQKEDWKVTLKRYWKFLKETEIKIPNFKKKK, from the coding sequence ATGAAATCTTTAAGTTTTTATAGAATTTTAATCCTAAGTTTCTTTTTACTGACAACTCACTGTTCTCGTTCCACAGATGAAAATACAATTGTACTTCGTTTGGATGGGGATGACTGGGGAATTTATTTTAATGATAACGCTGATATTCTTAGTAGCGAATTCAATGCCAACAACTTAGATATCACAACAGTTCCAAGTAACTTTCGAAACTTAAATAGAAATTATCGTGGTGCTATTTGGATTCGTAAAAGTTTTGAAATTACAACCGAACAACACCAAAAGTCTCTTGCATTACAACTTGGAAAAATCTACCAATCCGATGAAGTATTTATTAACGGAGTTCTTATCGGGAAAAACAACTCTGCCTTTGGAAGAGACCCGGATGAGTTTGCCTTTGGTAGACCAAGAATTTATCCAATTCCACATGACCTATTATTAGAAGGTGAAAATGTTTTAATTGTAAAAATTAATTCTTCACTTTCAACCTCGGCAGGCGTCATCACAGGTCCCATCCGTATTGTCACATACGAAGAAGCATTAAACGGAAATCTTTACGATTCTCTCGTTGAACTTATCTTTGTGGGATTTTATCTTTTCATCGCACTATTTTTCTTTATAAACTATTTTAATATAAGGGATAAAAAAGAATATCTTAGTTTTAGTATCTTAGCACTTATCTTTTCGGCTTACGAACTTTCAAAAAATGAAGTTCGATTTTTCCTGATTAATCAATTTGCCATTTTAAAGTTTATAGAGTATTCTTTTTTATTAATTCTACCTTATGGATTTATTAAATTCATTCAGGATTTCTTTGAGTTAAAACCTTTTAAGTACCAAAGGCTGTATTTATTAATGCAGTTTTTCTTTATCGCCATTTTCGCAATGATACAGAACCCAGTTTTTTGGTATAACTTTATCGGTTACTGGGATATTCACTTATTAGCAGTCATTGGTTATGCAATTTACGTTACGTTTAATAAATTCAAAGACCAGAGTCGTGGTTCCGCAATCCATTTACTTGCTCTTATTTATTTGTTATATTCAATACTAAAAGAAATATTAATCGAAAGAGGTTATCTAAACTCTCCATCCTCTCTTGAAACAAGTTTCTTAGTATACCTAATTTTAATGACACTTGCCTTACGTTTTCAGTTTTTGATTATGAAGAGAAAACTTCAAAATCGATACGAAAGACTAAAAGAAGCAGATTCTCTTCGCGAAAAAATATTTTATTATATGGATGCTATGATTTCAGGTCCATTGAAATCCATGAAAGAAAAACTCATTTCTTTTCGCGAATCAACACAAAAAACAAAAGATAAAAACTTAGTAAAAGAAGTAATTGAAGTTCAGTCCTCTATCGATAATGTCATGGATGATATCATCGAACTTTCACGTTTGGAAGTTCTCAAAGAAGTTCCCTTTAAAGAACAAGTCAACTTTATCTCATTTATCAATGAAGTAATCCCGGAAGATGGCATTACTTATTCAATTAAGGTAAATCCTGAAACAGAAATCCACAATAGTCTAGATTTGATTAATTCAGTTGTCGTAAGATTGGTTGACTTCCCACCATTCAAAGAATTTAACCATAATGACTTGATCATCACACAAGATTTAAGAGGAAATGTTCACTTCCGATTTTTATTATTCCATAGTAATCCTAAAGTTTCTCAGAGGTTGTTTAGTGATTTAGTTGAGAATTATAATACACTAACACCTGTAAAAGTAAAATGGGCAATCATTCTTGAAATTGTTCGTTTATTAGGGGCAAAAATTGATTTTAAAATCATCAAAAAGAAATACTTAAAAATCGATTTAGGAATTGCTGCCATTGTTCCTATTTCCGAATTACAACCAATTAAAGAATCACAAACTATTTCTCAAACTACTTCCGCCAAAAAACAAAAGGAAGATTGGAAAGTAACTTTAAAACGGTACTGGAAATTTTTAAAAGAAACAGAAATCAAAATCCCCAACTTTAAAAAGAAAAAATAA
- a CDS encoding Crp/Fnr family transcriptional regulator gives MKAFEGCKELSFSKDEFLFHGGDKVAYLDLLVTGDLQVFKYDGNMNEVTLTFFRPVSIIAEWAVIQGIPYPASGRFTKKSTILRMPLTEVQSRIHKNIELNHILMHSLMNKIETLNLAINRGLTMDAMQRVAHFLFYGTPDSLSLKQTQMASLLYLRPETFSRILKQLKDQGLIDTQKGEITILDKEGLLKILA, from the coding sequence ATGAAAGCGTTCGAAGGATGTAAGGAACTATCTTTTTCCAAAGATGAGTTTCTTTTTCATGGTGGTGATAAAGTTGCTTATCTGGATTTACTTGTCACGGGTGATTTACAAGTCTTCAAATACGATGGGAATATGAATGAAGTTACCTTAACTTTCTTTCGTCCAGTTAGTATCATTGCAGAATGGGCAGTCATCCAAGGGATCCCCTATCCAGCCTCAGGTAGATTCACTAAAAAAAGTACAATTTTGAGAATGCCACTAACGGAGGTTCAAAGTCGAATTCATAAGAATATAGAACTGAACCATATTCTAATGCACTCGCTAATGAATAAAATCGAAACTTTGAACTTAGCAATCAACCGTGGTCTTACCATGGACGCGATGCAAAGAGTGGCACACTTTTTATTTTATGGAACACCAGACTCTTTAAGTCTAAAACAAACACAAATGGCTTCTCTTCTATATCTAAGGCCAGAAACATTTTCGAGAATCCTCAAACAACTCAAAGATCAAGGTCTTATCGACACCCAAAAAGGAGAAATAACCATTCTCGATAAAGAAGGTTTACTGAAAATTTTAGCTTAG
- the mtnC gene encoding acireductone synthase, whose translation MVKHNLLDIEGTTAPIAFVHQVLFPYAKKRMEEFLKGYQFSEVKLKEVQIEFEKDCSIREEGFLSRFTKAELKTKTKVLDFDSNLIPSYFEYLIEKDRKFGPLKEVQGKIWKEGYESGEIKSTVYSDVPGFLKNAQDLGIQNHVYSSGSVEAQILIYQYSELGDLREYFTSYFDTAVGGKREKESYEKIANQLGSAPNEIRFFTDIVEEAEAASSVGMEVVILNRPGNIPQKPHSFLIWDHF comes from the coding sequence ATGGTGAAACATAACTTACTCGATATTGAAGGGACAACGGCTCCGATTGCCTTTGTCCACCAAGTGCTTTTCCCTTATGCAAAAAAACGCATGGAAGAATTCTTAAAAGGATACCAATTCTCTGAAGTTAAGTTAAAAGAAGTTCAGATAGAATTTGAAAAAGATTGTTCAATACGAGAAGAAGGTTTTTTATCCCGATTCACAAAAGCAGAGTTAAAAACGAAAACGAAAGTTTTGGATTTTGACTCTAACCTCATTCCTTCTTACTTCGAATATTTGATCGAAAAAGATCGAAAGTTTGGCCCTTTAAAAGAAGTCCAAGGAAAAATTTGGAAAGAAGGTTATGAGTCGGGGGAAATCAAAAGTACTGTTTATTCCGATGTCCCTGGTTTTTTGAAAAATGCACAAGACTTAGGAATTCAAAATCATGTGTATTCTTCCGGTTCCGTGGAAGCTCAAATTTTGATTTATCAATATTCAGAGTTAGGTGATTTAAGAGAATATTTTACTTCTTATTTTGATACGGCCGTTGGTGGGAAAAGGGAAAAAGAAAGTTATGAAAAAATTGCAAACCAACTAGGGTCTGCACCAAATGAAATTCGTTTTTTTACAGATATCGTAGAAGAAGCGGAAGCTGCAAGTTCGGTGGGGATGGAGGTTGTGATTTTGAATCGTCCTGGCAATATCCCACAGAAACCACATTCCTTTCTTATTTGGGATCATTTTTAA
- a CDS encoding WecB/TagA/CpsF family glycosyltransferase: MKQLSEIVHNSSKDERDILLEYQNIDVSKLETLKVLGIPIDNVTTDEAIAKLFRVLEKKEGMHHVLFLDPIKLMRMRPKKSLHRIAEKAGTILVEGAGIGWMSSGRLKERVTPIAVMMDLIRLAELKEFTAFIFGAKDEIVERIYFNLTRHFPKVRIVGRHAGHLDRQREMRVKEAIRKTGPDIIFLAMDFPDQEIWIENNTGYFGKAVVIGVGGALDMLSGADKKAPEWFKERGLIWLWRIIARPYRIQRMWETFYFILLGIRERFRKH, encoded by the coding sequence ATGAAGCAACTGAGCGAAATCGTTCACAATTCCTCAAAAGATGAGAGGGATATACTACTGGAATACCAAAATATCGATGTTTCCAAGCTGGAAACTTTGAAAGTATTGGGAATTCCCATAGACAACGTCACTACAGACGAAGCCATTGCCAAACTCTTCCGCGTGCTTGAGAAAAAAGAAGGCATGCACCATGTTTTATTTTTAGATCCGATCAAACTCATGCGGATGCGTCCCAAAAAATCGCTCCACAGGATTGCCGAAAAAGCAGGAACCATTCTTGTAGAAGGAGCTGGCATTGGTTGGATGAGTTCGGGAAGACTCAAAGAGAGAGTCACTCCGATTGCTGTCATGATGGACCTCATTCGTTTGGCCGAACTCAAAGAATTCACTGCCTTTATCTTTGGGGCTAAAGACGAAATTGTAGAACGAATTTACTTTAATCTCACAAGACATTTTCCAAAAGTTCGGATTGTGGGCAGGCACGCTGGCCATCTCGATAGACAACGTGAAATGCGAGTCAAAGAAGCCATTCGTAAAACTGGACCAGACATCATTTTTCTTGCCATGGACTTCCCCGACCAAGAAATTTGGATCGAAAACAACACGGGTTATTTTGGCAAAGCAGTTGTGATCGGAGTGGGTGGCGCCTTAGATATGTTATCTGGAGCTGATAAAAAAGCACCAGAGTGGTTTAAGGAAAGAGGACTCATTTGGCTTTGGAGGATCATCGCAAGACCTTACAGGATCCAAAGGATGTGGGAAACTTTCTATTTCATCTTACTTGGAATCCGCGAACGTTTTCGCAAACACTAG
- a CDS encoding sensor histidine kinase encodes MISKTRIYQLVFGFAFVLSPATFSLVAEPCGTMITSFENPIVLKTDWLFRKGDNLDWRDETVEESFWVKRSVPDYGISKTENLTGYHWYRCSFYLPENYTTPVEPIAIQLGRIRDIDEFYLNGTLIDKTGTVLPRLEVDFQKIRIYSLPTHLLKPGLNVMAIRIYAATNLNGLKEAPTIAKERILREAAFSKEAFAMVCGYVFIFMGIYFLVGSIVRGRAGENFFFALFSIFMGIYVLIRTQHRDILFESFTWSYVAELLVLICLPIFFINFMHQYLKIKRNVVLLVYEVFLLVLFVITLFFRTPKTWILVIALFNYVLPVAMGLVIYLFVKNGRTNIAKVKFILIGIASLLPTILIDSLSALEIISMPGTLYLGFLIFLVMISIQLSNDIVLGLENYIEQEKELIQMERVKTGFLINLSSEFKSGMEKIKKAIDNISNTNSFKTSTKEETKVKAKTPAKKKTKTKSGSKQDLDPIKQAEDHISYMGYMVEEAVLLRKLEDKTYIPFYESFSVAELIRSCVSSVENHLEQYRKNTSIEVKPGDLEIYFPKELLFCILRNLVENAYQYTDPKTDISIEFFNRDGFHQLIVMDEGMGLSQLEMETIFQKFVRGYRDKKNEIPGAGIGLTLVEATTKFLGGTVSLKSSEGMGAKFTIRIPEKPKK; translated from the coding sequence ATGATTTCGAAAACCCGCATTTACCAACTCGTATTCGGGTTCGCATTCGTTTTGTCACCAGCTACCTTCAGTTTGGTGGCAGAACCTTGCGGAACCATGATCACATCCTTCGAAAACCCAATTGTTTTAAAAACAGATTGGTTGTTTCGCAAAGGTGACAATTTAGATTGGAGAGATGAAACGGTTGAGGAATCCTTTTGGGTCAAACGTTCTGTTCCTGATTATGGAATTTCAAAAACAGAAAATCTAACTGGTTATCATTGGTATAGATGTTCGTTCTATTTACCCGAAAATTACACAACCCCTGTTGAGCCCATTGCCATCCAACTTGGTCGCATTCGAGATATCGATGAATTTTATCTCAATGGAACTTTGATAGATAAAACAGGAACTGTATTGCCGAGATTGGAAGTAGATTTTCAAAAAATTAGAATTTATTCGCTACCGACCCACCTACTCAAACCAGGACTCAATGTCATGGCAATCCGCATTTATGCAGCAACGAACCTAAATGGTCTCAAAGAAGCGCCTACCATTGCAAAGGAACGAATCTTACGTGAAGCTGCATTTTCCAAAGAAGCATTTGCTATGGTTTGCGGTTATGTATTTATCTTTATGGGAATTTATTTTTTAGTAGGTTCTATTGTTCGCGGGCGGGCCGGAGAAAACTTTTTCTTTGCACTATTCTCTATCTTCATGGGGATTTATGTTTTAATTCGAACTCAACATAGAGATATTCTTTTTGAGAGTTTTACTTGGTCTTATGTTGCAGAACTATTAGTTCTTATTTGTCTTCCCATATTTTTTATCAATTTCATGCATCAATATTTAAAGATAAAACGGAATGTCGTTTTACTGGTATATGAAGTATTCCTTTTAGTTTTATTTGTAATCACCTTATTTTTTAGAACACCCAAAACTTGGATTTTAGTCATAGCACTCTTTAACTATGTTTTACCAGTTGCAATGGGACTTGTGATTTATTTATTCGTAAAAAATGGAAGAACCAATATTGCTAAGGTAAAATTCATTCTTATCGGAATTGCCTCTTTATTACCGACCATTCTCATCGATAGTCTTTCCGCTTTAGAAATCATTTCTATGCCAGGAACTCTTTACTTAGGGTTTCTTATTTTTCTTGTGATGATCTCCATCCAACTTTCAAACGATATAGTTTTAGGTTTAGAAAATTATATCGAACAAGAAAAAGAACTAATCCAAATGGAACGGGTCAAAACAGGTTTTTTGATTAATTTGTCCTCTGAGTTCAAATCCGGAATGGAAAAAATCAAAAAGGCAATCGACAATATATCAAATACAAATTCTTTTAAGACCTCCACAAAAGAAGAAACCAAAGTAAAAGCAAAAACACCTGCCAAAAAGAAAACCAAAACAAAGTCTGGCTCAAAACAAGACTTAGATCCAATCAAACAAGCGGAAGATCATATTTCTTACATGGGCTATATGGTTGAAGAAGCCGTTCTTCTTCGCAAACTTGAAGACAAAACATACATTCCTTTTTATGAATCTTTTTCTGTTGCAGAACTCATTCGAAGTTGCGTTTCTAGTGTAGAAAACCACCTAGAACAATATAGAAAAAATACATCCATCGAAGTTAAACCTGGTGATCTAGAAATATATTTCCCCAAGGAACTACTCTTCTGTATCTTAAGAAATCTTGTAGAGAATGCATACCAATACACAGACCCAAAAACAGATATTAGTATAGAATTTTTTAATCGCGATGGTTTTCACCAACTCATTGTTATGGATGAAGGAATGGGCCTTAGTCAATTAGAAATGGAAACAATTTTCCAAAAGTTTGTTCGCGGTTATCGTGACAAAAAAAATGAAATCCCTGGGGCAGGAATTGGTCTTACCTTGGTGGAAGCTACGACAAAATTTTTAGGTGGAACCGTAAGTTTAAAATCAAGCGAAGGTATGGGAGCCAAGTTTACCATCCGCATTCCGGAGAAACCTAAAAAATGA
- a CDS encoding NnrS family protein codes for MKFSFFHLSFWNTAFRPFFWFGSVYSIFLIGFWLLVLTNLISNPIQINSIHWHSYEMVFGFSKAIVLGFLFTAVQNWTNSIILKGKNLFFLLLFWSLGRFSMYPLGFLAYLSFGLDISSDLMVIVLLYPKLMVPTQKHNKPIVFHYGIFTIFHLLAGLSARSVFEPEQTLFFIHLSIFVILFLILIIGGRVVPFFSGVVIPGYSFKRFPKLELVILYLPFLFYTVKLLDSLTTSNSSFNINIIDFHLTDLLVMISSLISFSLFFTNAIRFISWKPWKSYKKPILWILYIGYFWVCLGFLFYSLVALGSFPISSAIHSLTVGGIGVFIYGMITRVSLGHTGRNIIASPLTVSAYIILNFAVIARVFLPLLGKYNLAYHLSGFGWILAFSIFIFQYTKILFSPRPDGKPS; via the coding sequence ATGAAATTTTCATTCTTTCATTTGAGTTTTTGGAATACCGCCTTCCGGCCTTTTTTTTGGTTCGGTTCCGTTTATAGTATTTTCTTGATTGGGTTTTGGTTACTTGTTCTTACGAATCTAATCTCTAACCCAATTCAAATTAACTCTATCCATTGGCATTCCTATGAAATGGTTTTTGGATTTTCCAAGGCAATTGTTCTCGGATTTCTTTTTACCGCCGTTCAAAATTGGACGAACTCCATCATCTTAAAAGGTAAAAACTTATTTTTCCTTTTGTTGTTTTGGAGTTTGGGAAGATTTTCGATGTACCCTCTAGGATTTTTAGCTTATTTGTCATTTGGTTTGGATATTAGTTCTGACCTAATGGTCATCGTTCTACTCTACCCAAAATTAATGGTTCCAACTCAAAAACACAACAAACCTATTGTTTTCCATTATGGAATCTTTACCATTTTTCACTTGTTAGCTGGATTATCTGCCCGTTCAGTTTTCGAACCAGAACAGACTTTATTCTTCATTCACTTAAGTATCTTTGTAATCCTTTTTCTTATCTTAATCATTGGTGGAAGAGTGGTTCCATTCTTTTCTGGAGTTGTCATTCCAGGTTATTCTTTTAAACGATTTCCAAAATTGGAATTGGTTATTCTCTATTTACCATTTCTTTTTTACACTGTAAAACTGTTAGATTCATTAACAACATCAAATAGTTCATTCAATATTAATATAATTGATTTTCATCTAACAGATCTATTAGTCATGATCTCTTCTCTTATTTCTTTTTCTTTATTTTTCACTAATGCCATCCGCTTTATTTCTTGGAAACCTTGGAAATCCTATAAAAAACCTATTTTATGGATTTTGTATATTGGATACTTCTGGGTTTGTTTGGGATTTTTATTCTACAGTCTCGTAGCTCTAGGTTCCTTTCCCATTTCTTCCGCAATCCATAGTTTGACAGTTGGTGGTATCGGAGTTTTTATTTATGGAATGATAACACGAGTGAGTTTAGGACATACTGGCAGAAACATTATCGCTTCCCCTCTCACAGTTAGTGCATATATCATTTTAAATTTTGCAGTCATTGCAAGAGTGTTCCTCCCGCTACTTGGAAAATACAACCTGGCTTACCATCTTTCTGGGTTCGGATGGATTTTGGCTTTTAGCATATTTATCTTTCAATATACAAAGATTTTATTTAGCCCGAGACCTGATGGAAAACCTTCGTAG